One stretch of Zingiber officinale cultivar Zhangliang chromosome 6B, Zo_v1.1, whole genome shotgun sequence DNA includes these proteins:
- the LOC121992503 gene encoding 1-aminocyclopropane-1-carboxylate oxidase-like, with translation MAIPVIDFSKLEGKERAETLAQIDNGCQQWGFFQLVNHGIPVELLERVKKVCTVCYRHRAEAFKASRPVQLLDQLVREEEEVAGEVNNNKKKLDDVDWEDVFVLQDDNQWPSHPPQFKETMREYRAEVKKLAEKLMETMEENLGLEKGTFKNKFTGNGEHEPFFGTKVSHYPPCPRLDLVELGLRPHTDAGGVILLFQDDRVGGLQILKDGEWVDVQPLANAIVINTGDQIEVVSNGRYKSVWHRVLATGNGNRRSVASFYNPSVKAVICPASASAVDETTGAYPEFLFGDYMDVYVKQKYMPKEPRFEAVKAIN, from the exons atggCTATTCCGGTAATCGACTTCTCCAAGTTGGAAGGGAAGGAGAGGGCCGAGACTCTGGCTCAGATCGACAATGGATGCCAACAGTGGGGATTCTTCCAG CTGGTGAACCATGGGATTCCGGTCGAGCTGCTAGAACGCGTGAAGAAGGTGTGCACGGTGTGCTACAGGCACAGAGCCGAGGCCTTCAAGGCGTCCAGGCCGGTGCAGCTCCTCGACCAACTCGTtcgggaagaagaagaggtcGCTGGAGAAGtaaacaacaacaagaaaaagTTGGACGATGTGGACTGGGAGGACGTCTTTGTTCTCCAAGACGACAACCAATGGCCATCCCACCCTCCCCAattcaa GGAGACGATGAGGGAGTACAGAGCGGAGGTGAAAAAGTTAGCCGAGAAATTGATGGAAACCATGGAAGAGAACCTGGGGCTGGAGAAGGGCACCTTCAAGAACAAGTTTACCGGAAACGGCGAGCACGAGCCGTTCTTCGGCACCAAG GTGAGCCACTACCCGCCCTGCCCGCGGTTGGACCTTGTGGAGCTGGGCCTCCGCCCCCACACCGACGCTGGCGGCGTCATCCTCCTCTTCCAAGATGACCGTGTCGGAGGCTTGCAGATCCTCAAGGACGGCGAGTGGGTGGACGTGCAGCCGTTGGCCAATGCCATCGTCATTAACACCGGGGACCAGATCGAGGTGGTCAGCAATGGGCGGTACAAGAGCGTATGGCACCGCGTGCTCGCCACCGGCAATGGCAACCGCCGCTCCGTCGCCTCCTTCTACAACCCTTCAGTGAAGGCCGTCATTTGTCCGGCTTCGGCCTCCGCCGTCGACGAGACCACTGGCGCCTACCCCGAGTTTCTCTTCGGGGACTACATGGACGTGTACGTGAAGCAGAAGTACATGCCCAAAGAACCAAGATTTGAGGCGGTCAAAGCAATTAATTAA